Within the Miscanthus floridulus cultivar M001 chromosome 17, ASM1932011v1, whole genome shotgun sequence genome, the region ATCCATATTTTCCAGCTCCTATCAGATTAGTAGGGGCAAAACCATCCGTAGCTTCAAAAAGTTGGAGGTATGAAACTCTAGGATACTTGTTGTCCAACAAATGGTTTTGTGTAGCATTGATCCTGTCCAATCCTTTTCTCCCTTTGAACAGAAAGAGTGCAACCAATAGAAGAGCTAAACATATAACGATGCCAACAACTGGAAGAGAAATCTTCAGTTGCAACCGTTTACGGTGGCTGTGTGGCTTGACCTCACATGAAGGCAATTTCAGCTCTGCAACGCCACCACAAAGCCCATCATTTCCAATTACAGAAAACCCACTCATGTTAGTGAACACCCCATGTGACGGCACCTCACCCTCTAGATGGTTATAGGAGAGATCCAGCTCTACAAGAGCGCTTGAGTTCTGGAGAAGTTGTGGAATGGCTCCAGACAGATAGTTGTGAGCTAGGTAAAGCTTTTGCAGCCCATGAATGTTGCTCAACTCTTGAGGGATGCTACCAGACAGACCATTTCTTGTGAAATTGAGCATACTCAAGCCCTTCAAATTACCAATTGATGGAGGGATGCTCCCAGTGAAGTAATTGTCATCAAGAGATAAGTATACTAAACTTGCACAGTCTCCAAGTGCTCCTGGTACTTCACCAGATAAGTTGTTTTTTGACAGATCCAATGTTGTCGCATGCTTGAGGCTACCAATTTGTGGAGGAAGAACACCAGAAAGATAATTGTGAGAAAGTAACAATGAATCAGTTAGTGATGAGAGGCTGAATATTACTCCAGGGATAGCACCGGTAAGCCTGTTGAAGGATAATGTCATGGATGTTAACCTGTGCAAGCTCCCAAGGTTCTCAGGAATGGAGCCATTGAGCTCATTGTTTGACAATACAAGGGTGAGCAGTTGTGTGAGGTTGCCAAAGGAGGACGGTATACCTCCTGATAGGAGATTCTCCTCCAGCGTGAAAAATTTCAGGTTCTGAAGTCTTCCAATATCCTCAGGTATAACACCATGCAGATGATTTCCGGCGAATTCTAGGTCTTCAAGGTGAACAAGGTTTCCAATACCCAGAGGGATTACTCCAGACATCCGGTTCTTTGCCATGATTAGCGACTTTACTGGCCCAGAGAAATTAGCTACAAAACGTGGAAGCACTCCTCCAAGGATGTTGTCACTAACATCTAGAACCTCTAGACGGGTGCAGTTGGTGAAATATCTAAGGAACTCCCAATCCGCATCGTTCTCAGCTTGCAGCATGTTAGACCCCATTTCAACACTCTCTGGGCAGAGCTTCCCTATATCAGGAGGCACCCTTCCTTCGAAGCTGTTATGAGCAAGACCCAGCTCTTGTAATTTAGTGGCATTTGAGAGGGAAGCTGGGAGTGTTCCAGAAAAGTTGTTCCCAATGCCACCCAAACGGAGCACTTCAAGGTTAGGCAGGTGCCTGCCTGCATCTGGGGGCAGTCTACCATGCAGCCTATTTGAACTGAAACCGAAATATTGGAGAGATAATATGTTGAAGAAGAGAGGTGGAATTGTGCCCGAAAGGCTGTTCCTCGCCGCTTGGATGTATCGGAGATACCTCAAATGGGAAAGACCCTCTGGGATGGTTCCTTCCAGTTTGTTCTGATAGAGTGCTAGCCTTTGGAGTACCGAGAGATTGCCGAGTGATGGCGGTATATGTCCTATGAGATTATTCTCGCCAACATAGAGGACTCGCAGCTGAGATAGCAAGCCCAGACCACTAGGGATTCCCCCATGAAGCTCATTGACCTCTACGCTCAGGTACACAAGGTTGGAACAGTTGGCAAGGTCTACAGGAATCTCACCAGCAAGATAGTTGTACGCCAGCTCAAGAAAGCTCAGACGACGCAGCCGGCTGATGGTGCGAGGTATCTCTCCTGACAGCATGTTGTCGAAGAGATCGAGCGACCGAAGAAAGGTGAGGTTGCCGATAACAGGAGAGATGCTGCCTCCCAGGTTTTTCTGGCGCAGGCTCAGAGAAACCACCCTGCCCGGATGCTGGCGGCTGCATGTCACGCCGGCCCAACGGCAGAAGTCGGAGCTGCTGCTGTTCCATGAGCTTAGTAATCCCGAGCTGTCTGTCAGCGCCTCTTTGAGTGCCAGCAGTGCTTCACGATCATGGTATTCGTACCTGCCGATAAAGGAGGAGGAAGACGCCGGCCGGGCTGTGAGTAGGAGCACTAGCAGTAGCAGGGTCACCATGGAATGCAGTGTCGCCATGGTTTCTAGTATTAGGTGTAAGGTTTCATTTTGAAATCAACAAGTTTGGAGGTGGATGGGTGGGGTTGGGGGAGAAAGTTTTGGTACCACGTGGGCTTGGGGGAGAAAGTTTTGGTACTACGTTGTCGTGTTGATTTAGTCTAGTCTCAATGGGGTTTTCATAGAGTTTTATGgacattaaatatgctgacatggcattgtcttgatgaagagagagaatataaaagtttcatgagagtagagagagttttatggggatgaaactcttctgcactatttCTAAAATATTGATATGTTGAAAACTAAGAGATAAAACCTCCACTGAGACCGGCCTTATACTCCAACTACAGCAAGATCGACCAATAGGAGAGTGTTGGTCCCATCTCCCGAAGGGACGTCAGTCGTTCTTTGCGGCGATGGTTCGCCGAGTATAAAATCTGATCAATCAATAAAGCAAAGCACAATTCAATCTATTCTTCTTGTTTTCTTTGCACTGAAATGaaaataaaaactctttgccgtCCCTTTTTTGTTTTGTAAAAAATAGTAAGTCTTATTGCCGGAGACGGCAAGGCGTAATGGTTGTGGAGTGTTTGCTTTGGTTGGAATTCTTAGTCGCATCAAAGTATTATTAATGACGAATGAAAAAAAAATGGAGCGGTTCTTCAAGCTCAAGATACACGTCGCACCTAGTACTATTGATGGCAACGCTTACCAACCATTGTCTCCATGTGCTTTAATTTATGATAGGCAAATGGACCATTGCTATACGTCTCATAAAAAATATCATTCTCACTTCCTAAGAAATTAAAAATTTTTAACTTTAAccagatatatataaaagaatattaatatctataatgcataattagtatcattagatatatttctgaatatatttttataataaatttatttattaATGTAAATACTGctaatatttttttctataaaactGGTTAAGCTTAAAAATTTTAACCAACACGTATCCTGTAGCATTATTATTTTTTGAAGAGAGAGATTACGTTACTAGTAGCCTAGTAGGTCCCTAGTTATTAGTGTCAGATACATTGCACAGTATACAAGTCGTTTTAGTGTTTAGAGGATGTCCCAGtaagtgcgtgtttagttcgtgaattttatgaatttggctactatagcaccttttgttttaatttggcaattagtgttcaatcatggactaattaggcttaaaacgttcgtctcgtaattttcaaccaaactgtgcaattagttttttttgtctacatttaatgctccatgcacgtatcgtaagattcgatgtgatggctactgtagcactttttgagaatttaGTTGGGAACTAAACGAGCactaagattcgatgtgatggctactgctCGTAAGGGCTTTCACCACAAGACCCGCCCAGCGGATGCGTCAAGCTCGGAATGGCCTTCGTGAAGGAAGAAAGTGGAATCTACAGTGGCGCCTCCCAGGAGCAATATGACGCCAAATGTGCCATCGATGCCGGCCCCGAGCAATGGCCAGGTGGGGTTTTCACCCATGCCTACAGAGACCCATACAGAGCATAActcaagatggcaacgggtacccaAAACCTGAGTACCCGACGGGTTTTACCCGATAAGGAGGCGGGTATGGAAGACATTTTGCACCCGCGGGTACGTTATTGGACGAATTCTTGTACCCATCGGGTATGCGGGTACGGGTGTGGGTGTATACTATCCATACCCGCATACCCGCGGGTAAAAAAACCCGCATAAATAATATCCAACCTCTGCAATTTTAGCCCATATAAGCATATAGCCCATATTTGGCCCATATAAGCATATGAGTATATATATTCCAGAACCCCCTCAAACCCTAATCCTCATCCTCACTCCACTCCACCAGCCCATATTTCTGTTTTGCTGCTCTATTGTTGATTTGTTTTGCTGGAAGCTATTATATTTTGGTGTGTGAACTCGGGTATATTGTCGGGTAAGAATTACCCGTCGGGTAAGAATTACCTGTCGGGTGCGGGTATGGAATGAATTTTCTACCCGCCTGCGGGTACGGGTAACCCGACGGGTAAGATTTTGATCTGGCGGGTGCGGGTATAGGTGGCCAGTACCCATCGGGTatgtacccgttgccatcttgaaGCATAACACACCAAGCCGAACATGCAGACAACGAGTTGAAGCTGGAGTAGACCAGCGGTGCCAGAGCTTTTGTAGACGCCGCATTCGCCGGATCTAGCTCGCTGGATCTGGCCTGCAGCATTCACGATAGTAGGAGGGGGAGGTCCGCCGAAAGCAGCAGCCTGCAGCAGCAACCACCAGATCTGGCTCGCCCTTGTCTACCGCGTTGTCGTCTCCCACCGCGTCCCGGCACAGTGCCAGAGCAGCAGCTCCAGCATAGGCGCGCACGCGCCGGCGGCCCTGCTGCCAGCAACAATGGCCCCCTTGCGTGCTCCTCCCTCGCCCATACGGTGTGGAAGAAGGCCATGGGAGCGGCCGTGCCCTGAGAGGTCGAGCGGTGCACGGCGCCCCGTCCTTCCACCATGGGTCAGCATCCTCGGTGGCTCCGCCGTGCACGCTGCGTTGGATGCAGAGCGAGCAGAGGACCCGACCGGGTCACACGGAGCGGCGATGCCACCATCGACCTCCACGCGCGGGTCCTCCAGCCCCTCGCGACGGCCAGGACCCGGGCTGGCTCTTGGTCGCCTGTCTTGACTCGCCGTCGAGATAGCCAGCGCCGCGTGCCGAGTTGTCGAGCAGCCAGACCCGGGGCACAGAATGCCGGATCCGGGCCCAGGTGGCATGGATCTGCTTCCTCGCTGGCCACCCAACTCGCCGCCGACCGTTGCCGCCGTTGTGCCAGGTTTATTCATGAGAAAAGGAGGAGACGAGAGGAGGGAGGTGGAGCTACGGGGGAAGGCCTTGttgggcgccgccgccaccgctacaGCGGTGGGGGCTCCGGTGagaaaaaattgcaaaaatgacACTCGTGACACGCGCTGGACCTACGGGAGTGAGAGCTTGAAACCGAACATTTCTAGATCATCAATTCCACTAGATCTCAAGCAACAAGGGGTACGCAAAACAAAGTTAGCTGCATAACATGAAGAAATTGAAACCCTAAGGCAAAATTAGTTCCAATCATAGATCTGGGAAGAGGGGATGAAGGAGGCAAAAAGAATGAATCACCTCAAATCAACCCTAAAGGCCATAAGAAGGAGGAGGGGTGACACCACTAGGGGTGGAACGGAGAGGAGATTGGGGATAGTGTAGGAGAACACAGAGGGGAGAATAGAGAGGAGGAATTCTATGGGAGGAAGGTGGACAACAACGCTGGGAGTGGAAGGTAGAGGAGATCGGAGAGGACAACGATGGAAGAGTGGGGCTGGGGTGGGAGCAGCGACGGcgatggcagtggcagtggcggcggcggcggcggcgagaagaCACTGTGGAGCatgaaagaagaagaggaaggtgacCCGAGTACTCCCCATCCACTTGCACCGCCGGAGCCACGACGCCAGCTCACTCGCGACCCGTGCGAGCCAAGCCCGAGAGAAACGGATTTCGTTGTCGTTTCTTCCGAGCCTGGCTCAGCGAGCCAGTTTGCATGCCGGCAACCAGGCCCAGCAGCCTACCCAGCCAACCAAACACTGCATGAAGGGCTAGGCCGGGCCAAATTCTCCCAACCAATCATGCCCAAGCTCCTTTTTTTCAGCTTCCGCTGTGTCTTCGTGCTCCCCTCAACGTGTTTTGCAGAGCTTCGTCCACGGAGCATAGGTGTGTTTAGTTATCAAAGCCGTTTACCAGCTCACGGAGCTGCTTATGGAGCTATACCAAACACATCATAAGTTTTGACCCGCTTCATATGCCCTAGTGGATTGTGTGAACGTGAATCTTTTTTTTAGCATAGTGAACGTGACTATGATATGTTATATATATGTAGGATCGATGTGTCAATGTGGCTCTTTTCACTCTCAGCCCTCCTCTCTAGGCTGGCTATGGCTTCCCCATCGCCAAATAAATTTGGTGAAGTCGCCCGTTACCTACCAGAGTTCCATGCATCTAACTGTATGGATTGATCCGACCTTAATTTAAGCGACAGACACAACTCACAACATCTATAGCGGCGTCCTAAGCAATGGCGCATGACCAGCAGACGGCGCCGGTCATCACGACGACGCCTGCATTCGCCCGATCAGCTGTTGTGCGACGTGGACCGCTCCAGCGGCGTGCTCAACTGCCCCTTGCTGTTCATCCAGGTGACCCGGCTGCTGTGCGGCGGCTTCGTCTTGGCGCTCCGCATCAACCACAACATCTCCGACGGCATAGGCCTCGGCCATTTCCTGTCCGCCGTCGCGGAGCTCGCACGCGGCCTCCCTGCGCGGACGACCGCCCCACCGCCATGGTCCCGGGAGCTGCTGGAAGCACGGGTCCCGCCGAGGCCCGCGTTCCCGCACCGC harbors:
- the LOC136517991 gene encoding probable LRR receptor-like serine/threonine-protein kinase At3g47570, whose protein sequence is MATLHSMVTLLLLVLLLTARPASSSSFIGRYEYHDREALLALKEALTDSSGLLSSWNSSSSDFCRWAGVTCSRQHPGRVVSLSLRQKNLGGSISPVIGNLTFLRSLDLFDNMLSGEIPRTISRLRRLSFLELAYNYLAGEIPVDLANCSNLVYLSVEVNELHGGIPSGLGLLSQLRVLYVGENNLIGHIPPSLGNLSVLQRLALYQNKLEGTIPEGLSHLRYLRYIQAARNSLSGTIPPLFFNILSLQYFGFSSNRLHGRLPPDAGRHLPNLEVLRLGGIGNNFSGTLPASLSNATKLQELGLAHNSFEGRVPPDIGKLCPESVEMGSNMLQAENDADWEFLRYFTNCTRLEVLDVSDNILGGVLPRFVANFSGPVKSLIMAKNRMSGVIPLGIGNLVHLEDLEFAGNHLHGVIPEDIGRLQNLKFFTLEENLLSGGIPSSFGNLTQLLTLVLSNNELNGSIPENLGSLHRLTSMTLSFNRLTGAIPGVIFSLSSLTDSLLLSHNYLSGVLPPQIGSLKHATTLDLSKNNLSGEVPGALGDCASLVYLSLDDNYFTGSIPPSIGNLKGLSMLNFTRNGLSGSIPQELSNIHGLQKLYLAHNYLSGAIPQLLQNSSALVELDLSYNHLEGEVPSHGVFTNMSGFSVIGNDGLCGGVAELKLPSCEVKPHSHRKRLQLKISLPVVGIVICLALLLVALFLFKGRKGLDRINATQNHLLDNKYPRVSYLQLFEATDGFAPTNLIGAGKYGSVYKGNLSLTSARDSVVAVKVFTPQQPGSSRSFLAECEALRQVKHRNLINIITCCSSIDSRGNDFQALVFDFMPRYSLDRWLHPRSNEKTHKLSLTQLMNIATDVADALDYLHNSSCPTVIHCDLKPSNILLGSDWTAYVADFGLAKLIGESMDRSNLNIGTESTIGIRGTTGYVAPEYGAGGQASVAGDAYSFGVTLLEMFTGKAPTDDMFIEGLTLHLLAEAGLPDRISEIIDPELLHAELYDNDSEILSCLASVIRVGVSCSMDNSSERMNMEHAAAQLHRIKDYIAEIP